Within the Gossypium raimondii isolate GPD5lz chromosome 12, ASM2569854v1, whole genome shotgun sequence genome, the region ttttgcactttatgcaatttggtcctttttatcaaattaaacacgaaatcggtaaaatttcttatcaaaaatttcatacgatatttctatcatactgtagactataaaataatattaaaataaattttcctccggcctcagatttgtggtcccaaaaccattgttctgGTTCCActgaaaacgagttgttacataAAGTAAGTGATGAGTAATGATTTTAGTTGAGGAGAGGTGATGCGAAAGGAGTTGATAAGAATAGATTGAGGAGAGGTGATAAGAATTGTTCGGTAAAGGTtttgaaaaaaactaaatttcaatgGCTTGATTGATTTTTAACTTTCGATTAAGGACTCAATTGATTACGATTTTTGTTTAGAGActtaaatgttttcttttaattatttaatgagggtttttgtatttaaaatgtgacctagatgtttaatctttttattaaatatatatttctaagaaaatggttaaaatgctctattaaattcaaaatgtttaatACATCATTTGGCATCtgagtttgatatttttttctaatgtggTATATGTGTTTTTGGTCCAATGTGGTGCATGTATTTCACGTAAGGTATACATTTTGATACTTGAAAATAACAACATTgactttttagtgtttaattgaGCTTTATGGTTGATGtattgaaaattcataattaactaatataatattagcaattagtTTTCATCAAATCTACCTAAAACTTGAAAAGTTGTGGTAATCATATTatattgaacaaaataaaaaaatcacaattaacacttaatttattctattaacaaaatcataaaaatcaaacataataatattaacaattattttcatcaaattaatcttAAAACTCAATTGAACAGTAAAATATTAACACCGTTATCtttgaatattaaatatataacttttgaaaataCAAGTACCACAATGAATAAAAGAACACAAATACCATATTAAAAATGTCAAACTTGAATATaagttgatttcttgaaaaattaaaaaaggataatATAATTAGTTGCCCCCAAACTTGACAATTAGATCCATTTTGATCCTTGGACTTGGATTCCATCAAGATTTGATGATGTGACTAGTATTCTTGGAAATGGCTGAATTGATCGGCCAGATCGATTAAACCGAGAATTGATCCCTATATTGGTCCAAACAAATAGGTTGAATTGACTGAATCAGAAATTGCTCAAAAttggtaaaattgaaaattaggaCAAAAACTAGTAGTTGAACAGGCtgaaccaatttaataatttttttaaaaaaattatgaatttttaattatttatttaagtatttttagtCTAGTAGTTGAACCGATCAAAGTGGTTGGATCGAGAACCAATGGTCAGACTGATTCAATTACAGGTTCGGCTATTAGAAAATTGGAGTATGACGTAACAGTTATAAAATCGATatgataacaaatttagctcttaacttttacttattatattgatttaatcataattttaaaaaataactctcaaaattacaattaatcATGTTGATtctaattcttaaaaaaattaatatataaatacataaatatttttatttttatatatttttacaacaaAACACAATCTCATCTCATGAAAATCCTcaatctctctctcttttcaacaaattttaaattatagctATGGAGAAGCTGAAGCTTTGACCGATGAAATTGAAGAAGAGTTTATATGATTGTTGGTGAAGTGTTTAGGATCAAAGAGATCCTTCACAATTGTCAAGATGAGGTGTCgtttgcttaaaatatttaattttcaaatgaaaatgatattataaaagaaaaggtaaatttAAACATTCGGCCTGATCTAGTAAGAAAGATGTACCTGGTATTTATAGCCCATAGTTTCGATTTTTATATTCACTCTATATTAATTAGGTTGCTGACCCTTTCCACCACAAACAGTCTCATTCTCATTCAATCAATAACATCAGCAGTAAACATAATCAAAGATCAAGATGGTGGGTCAATGGACGGCGACTAAACCAAGCCGGAGCGATGAAGTTTTGGACTCGGATCAACAGCAACGAATCACCAATCAGGTCAGAGCTCAGTTCTATTCGATGGTCCCAAAACGACCCACCAAACCCAACCGGAGTGAACCGGATTTGACATCCTCCAATCCCCCTTCAGATGTGGACCAAAACATACCCGAGCTTGACAAGTTACGGTCCCTTCAATCTCAATCTCAGGTACGCAATTCCTTAACCTTGTCCCCCCTCATCTTTGTCTTTCAAGTTTTGGGTTCAGCTCTTTGTTTTGCTTTCATAGGTGAAGATCTCAGAGGGGGGAGCTACAGTGGAACAAGAGGAGTTTGTGGAGACACAGTATTACAGGGAGATGAATTCCATTGACAAACAGCATCACACGGTTGTTGTTTTTGTCTGAACACTGCAGTGTCTTTGTGATTGTATTTCTcattgggttttgttttttggttATGGATGACAGACAGGAAGTGGGTTCATAAGAGTGATGAAAGAAGGAGGTGAAGGAAATGGATATGATATTCAACTGGAAAGTGGGCAGGATGCAATCAGCAAGCCTATCTTCAAAAGCAACCCAGCAACTAATGACTGGATTCCGACCCTGGAAGATGATCAGGTATTCATTTAGGGCTTAATTCTATCAAatagaaagaattaaaagggccATCTGTTTAATGATGTACATTTGATCAGGTCTTTGTTTCATCCAAACCTAATCGAAGTGAGGGATGTTAGATCAACACGTGATGTTGACCAACTTTGCTTATGTTATAGTAAATGTTGTAGTCCTGGAATAACACAGAAATTGGATATGGTTTGTAATGGTTTAAACATTGTGTTCACTTTTTCTACCTTGTTCTTTGCTTAATGTaaaggtaaaaattaaaatccccaAGCAATTTCTTCATGAGCTGACTTGCTTTACACATGGCAACTTTAGGCCTAGTTTTCAGTTCCTGCAAATTTGAAATTCGAACTAGTAAGAATgtaatttaaaaagatttacaaatatatttttttaataattagagtaattcaaaaacaacaattttagtCTTAACAAATAAAGTTGTTTGGTTAATTTCAATTATGTTATGCGCACAAT harbors:
- the LOC105763392 gene encoding uncharacterized protein LOC105763392 yields the protein MVGQWTATKPSRSDEVLDSDQQQRITNQVRAQFYSMVPKRPTKPNRSEPDLTSSNPPSDVDQNIPELDKLRSLQSQSQVKISEGGATVEQEEFVETQYYREMNSIDKQHHTTGSGFIRVMKEGGEGNGYDIQLESGQDAISKPIFKSNPATNDWIPTLEDDQVFVSSKPNRSEGC